CCTCGACCCCCACTCCAATCAAATTGCTTTtttcgtaattcaccttcaaCCCCGAAACAAACTGGAAAAGATGAAGAATATTCTTGACAACAGCTGCGTTCCTCTCACTACCATTAAGGATAAATATTGTGTCATCGGCGTATTGAAGATGAGAAATCAACACATTCTCGCTCCCCACTTCGGCAGGGAATAACAATTGCTTTGACGTTGCTTTCTGAATCAGCGAATGGAGTCCTTCAGCTGCAATAAGGAATAAAAAAGGAGACATCGGATCTCCTTGGCGTAGACCTCTTTCCATCGAAAACTCCCCCGACGGCGATCCGTTGACCAACACATTTGCCGACGCGGAAGAGAGACAGCCATTAATCCACTTCCTCCACTGAGGATCGAAGTTAAGTAATTCCATCATGGCGTCAATGAAATCCCATTCGATCGAGTCATAGGCCTTTGCAAAATCAATCTTGAAAAAGATTCTGCCGAGCCTTTTCTTTTTTGCCTCATTAATCAGTTCGTTCAGTATAACTACACCATCAAGAATGAATCTTCCACAAATGAAGGCGCTCTGATTGTCGGAAATGATTGAGCCCATGACTTCTTTCAATCTCCTTGCGAGGATCTTGGCAATAATCTTATAAAGGCTGCTGATCAACGAGATGGGTCTGAACTCTTCAATTGACCCTGCTTCTTGCTTTTTTGGTATGAGAACCACGAACGAAGTGTTACACCCTCTTGGAATTTTACCATTAGCATGGAATTCCGCCATCACCTGGACGAGGTCTCCTTTGATAGTGTCCCAAGAGGCCTTCCAGAATGTGAAATTAAATCCGTCCGGCCCCGGACTTTTGTTCCCGTCGCTGTTCCAGATTGCTTCTTTGATCTCTTTTTCCTCGAAGGGTCGGATGAGCCATCTACTATCATTGTCATCTAATTTTCTTTCCATGAAATCTGAAGGAAAACGTGGCAGATTCCTTTGTCTTTTCTTGAAGAACTGTTGAAAATGCTCCTTAACTTTGCTCTTGACTATCTCCGGCTCTGAAATCCATTGATTGTTGAAGGAAAGCCCTGAGAAATCAATCATCTTCCTTCGGCCCGTAATCACTCGATGAAAGAAACTCGTATTGAGGTCTCCTTCCCGAAGCCATTTTCCGTTTGTTTTCTGATGTAGCAAGCTTATCTTGTTTTTCATCTGTAGAAAGATATTGGCTTTAATTTCATTCCTTCTGATTATTTCCGACTCTTCTAACCCGAGCGTATCATCCAAAGCATCCAACTGCGAGAGTTCATCTTTAAGATTTTGGATCCTATGTTCGATGTTGCCAAAAGAGGTCAAGTTTCATTCCTTCAAAGCTCCCTTCAACTTCTTAAGTTTTTCTTTTACTACAAAACTCCTCCATCCATTAACCTTTGTCTCCCCCCACACTTTTTCCACCAGCTGCGCGAACTCTGGATGGGAAGTCCACGCATTGATGAAGCGAAATGGCCTCGGACCCCAATCCGTTGATTTGGTTGTGAGAATTATTGGGCAATGATCCGACACTAATCTTTGTATCCCCCGACTGCTGGTTGAAGCCCACACTCTAAGCCACTTCTCATTGACAAGAAACCTGTCCAATTTGCTCTTACAGGCTCCACTTGGCTGATACCAAGTATACTTCCTCCCTTGGGTACGAATCTCCATCAACCCACCCTCTGTAATAAAATTGTCAAAGTTCCTAATTTCTGCTGAAATGTTCATCTCCCCACATCCCATTCTCTCATCCGGTTTCCTTATGGCATTGAAGtcgcccaacacacacacacacaaacatccTCATTCTGTTCaacaatcaaaccaatcacctccCAAAGTGCTGCCTTCTCACCCGAATTTGCAGGTCCATAAACATTAA
The genomic region above belongs to Salvia miltiorrhiza cultivar Shanhuang (shh) chromosome 5, IMPLAD_Smil_shh, whole genome shotgun sequence and contains:
- the LOC131024792 gene encoding uncharacterized protein LOC131024792, producing MECFKEDVCKAWWGSNSVDFAVRMADGRSGGIASVWNREVFEASSTWNVPGAVIVNGVWKQEGGLMEIRTQGRKYTWYQPSGACKSKLDRFLVNEKWLRVWASTSSRGIQRLVSDHCPIILTTKSTDWGPRPFRFINAWTSHPEFAQLVEKVWGETKLDALDDTLGLEESEIIRRNEIKANIFLQMKNKISLLHQKTNGKWLREGDLNTSFFHRVITGRRKMIDFSGLSFNNQWISEPEIVKSKVKEHFQQFFKKRQRNLPRFPSDFMERKLDDNDSRWLIRPFEEKEIKEAIWNSDGNKSPGPDGFNFTFWKASWDTIKGDLVQVMAEFHANGKIPRGCNTSFVVLIPKKQEAGSIEEFRPISLISSLYKIIAKILARRLKEVMGSIISDNQSAFICGRFILDGVVILNELINEAKKKRLGRIFFKIDFAKAYDSIEWDFIDAMMELLNFDPQWRKWINGCLSSASANVLVNGSPSGEFSMERGLRQGDPMSPFLFLIAAEGLHSLIQKATSKQLLFPAEVGSENVLISHLQYADDTIFILNGSERNAAVVKNILHLFQFVSGLKVNYEKSNLIGVGVEEAKKVVDWKVRNLSLAGRITLVKAVLQAIPIYQLSFSLMPKTIVRRVNSIFVKFLWGGNGESKSLAWIKWSDLCSKFDEGGLGFRNLEEFNRVLVVKWVWRYLQERESLWARVVRSIFGEVEWGEEGRLRLGKRHPKGGWWPKIVEGCGGSSENWFVQNLSRLMGDGFDTKFWGDRWVGQKPLRFVFPRLFQLCGNKEASIGESGRWVEGKWEWEFLWRRELFERERGAIESLSEYLSVFVPCAGKKDKWTWKATKDGEFSTKSAYQIIATTITEEPTTNTPVDLLATVWKSPIPHKAKVHAWRCLRNRLATCDNLIKRNVAVNVEESWCNGCVASEETANHLFLHCHKVQQVWDEIQKWIGISSARPMKLEQHYNWFIHLGKGKKSGNMLKAVWICTVPLVPQLS